A region from the Benincasa hispida cultivar B227 chromosome 10, ASM972705v1, whole genome shotgun sequence genome encodes:
- the LOC120088753 gene encoding NAC domain-containing protein 73-like: MTQFVDKNNNFTVQETSRNSSFSCPSCGHQIKSQDKGGIHTLPGLPAGVKFDPTDQELLQHLEGKVGCDAHKLFLHPLIDEFIPTIQWEQGICYTHPQKLPGVRKDGLVRHFFHRPSKAYTTGTRKRRKVHADADDAEGEGETRWHKTGKTRPVLVGGRVKGYKKILVLYTNYGKQKKPEKTNWIMHQYHLGSSEEEKDGEIVVSKVFYQTQPRQCGNSLQKESISLKFIAQKSHNNNSNNNNHHGVHDNNVVDFYNPSFISFESSDQNRSSSNNSHLIAPFAVHDGSSVVS; the protein is encoded by the exons ATGACACAATTTGTGgacaaaaacaataattttacaGTTCAGGAAACAAGTAGAAATTCAAGTTTTTCTTGTCCTTCTTGCGGCCACCAAATCAAAAGCCAAgacaag ggTGGAATTCATACATTGCCGGGTTTGCCTGCGGGTGTGAAATTTGACCCGACGGATCAAGAGCTTCTTCAACATTTAGAGGGAAAAGTTGGGTGTGATGCTCACAAGCTTTTTCTCCATCCTTTGATTGATGAATTCATTCCCACAATTCAATGGGAACAAGGAATTTGCTATACACATCCCCAAAAATTGCCAG GAGTAAGAAAAGATGGACTGGTCAGACATTTCTTCCACCGGCCATCCAAAGCCTACACAACAggaacaagaaaaagaagaaaagtccATGCAGACGCGGACGACGCCGAGGGTGAGGGCGAGACCCGATGGCACAAAACGGGGAAGACGAGGCCAGTTCTCGTGGGGGGGAGAGTGAAAGGTTACAAGAAGATACTGGTCCTCTACACCAATTATGGGAAGCAAAAGAAGCCAGAGAAGACAAACTGGATAATGCACCAATACCATCTGGGAAGCAGTGAGGAAGAGAAAGATGGAGAGATTGTGGTCTCAAAAGTTTTCTACCAAACACAGCCTAGGCAATGTGGGAACTCACTCCAAAAAGAATCCATTTCTCTCAAGTTTATAGCACAAAAGAGtcataataataatagcaataataataatcatcatGGAGTACATGACAACAATGTTGTTGATTTCTATAATCCTTCTTTCATATCTTTTGAGTCCAGTGATCAAAATAGATCATCAAGCAATAATTCCCATCTCATTGCCCCCTTTGCAGTCCATGATGGGTCTTCTGTTGTTTCATGA